A single Atribacteraceae bacterium DNA region contains:
- a CDS encoding chemotaxis protein CheD: protein MGQKYSIGMAEFRVSDKPEDRLCIMGLGSCVGACLYDRENCVAGMAHILLPQSIPGQKNIFKFADTAVEALLEEMAKVGARKKNVIAKIAGGAKMFAGTDSLFDIGKRNVEAVKQVVQDLGIPLLGENTGGNRGRSITFHVQNGRLEVKTIGQECFVI from the coding sequence ATGGGACAGAAATATTCGATTGGGATGGCGGAGTTCCGTGTCAGCGACAAACCGGAAGACCGGTTGTGCATCATGGGGCTGGGCTCCTGTGTCGGGGCCTGTCTGTATGACCGGGAAAACTGTGTGGCGGGTATGGCTCATATCCTCTTGCCGCAGAGCATCCCGGGTCAGAAGAACATTTTTAAATTTGCCGATACGGCCGTAGAAGCACTATTGGAGGAAATGGCCAAAGTCGGAGCCCGGAAAAAAAACGTCATTGCCAAGATCGCCGGTGGTGCGAAAATGTTTGCCGGGACCGATTCCCTCTTTGACATCGGTAAGCGGAATGTCGAAGCGGTCAAACAGGTCGTACAGGATTTGGGTATACCATTGCTTGGGGAAAATACCGGAGGTAACCGGGGACGGAGTATCACGTTTCATGTCCAAAATGGCCGGCTGGAAGTCAAGACGATTGGACAGGAGTGTTTTGTCATTTGA